The proteins below come from a single Vidua chalybeata isolate OUT-0048 chromosome 1, bVidCha1 merged haplotype, whole genome shotgun sequence genomic window:
- the PTPN2 gene encoding tyrosine-protein phosphatase non-receptor type 2 isoform X3: MSAAIEQEFQEIDATNDWQARYLEIRHKSSDYPHRVAKYPENRNRNRYRDVSPYDHSRVKLQNTENDYINASLVVIEEAQRYYILTQGPLPNTCCHFWLMVWQQQTKAVVMLNRIVEKESSGESRMISHFHYTTWPDFGVPESPASFLNFLFKVRESGSLSPEHGPAVVHCSAGIGRSGTFSLVDTCLVLMEKKDPFSVDIKKVLLDMRKYRMGLIQTPDQLRFSYMAVIEGAKFIMGDSTIQKRWKELSKEDQAPSSEQSPPHPTKITTEKYNGNSIGLENNDQMEKINTDLSTKVQDITDGNIENSVRKRLREDRRANTAQKLQQMKQKLNETERKRKRYFKAAKEKVQVKLGLIPHCYLLPFFWHEEDFLGYKYPTGTEL; this comes from the exons ATGTCCGCCGCCATCGAGCAGGAGTTCCAGGAGATCGACGCCACGAACGACTGGCAGGCGCGTTATCTG gAAATCCGACATAAATCCAGTGACTACCCTCACAGAGTTGCAAAATatccagaaaacagaaatcGAAACAGATACAGAGATGTTAGTCCAT ATGATCACAGTCGTGTAAAACTTCAGAACACCGAAAATGACTATATCAATGCCAGCCTAGTGGTCATAGAAGAAGCCCAGAGATACTATATTTTAACACAG GGTCCACTACCTAATACATGTTGTCATTTTTGGCTAATGGTATGGcaacaacaaaccaaagcaGTTGTCATGTTGAATAGGATTGTTGAAAAAGAATCG AGTGGTGAGTCCAGGATGATCTCTCATTTTCATTATACTACATGGCCAGACTTTGGAGTTCCTGAATCCCCAGCTTCATTCCTGAACTTCCTGTTTAAAGTCAGAGAATCTGGTTCACTGAGTCCCGAGCACGGACCTGCAGTAGTTCACTGCAGTGCGGGAATAGGACGTTCCGGCACATTTTCATTAGTAGATACTTGTCTTGTTCTG atggagaaaaaagaCCCATTTTCTGTAGATATTAAGAAAGTATTACTGGATATGAGAAAATATCGAATGGGACTTATTCAGACTCCTGATCAACTAAGATTTTCATATATGGCTGTAATAGAAGGAGCAAAATTTATAATGGGGGATTCAACTATACAG AAACGGTGGAAGGAGCTCTCTAAGGAGGACCAAGCGCCAAGTTCCGAGCAGTCTCCTCCACACCCAACCAAAATAACCACAGAGAAGTACAATGGGAACAGCATAGGCCTGGAGAACAATGATCAGatggagaaaataaacactgaCCTGTCTACTAAGGTTCAAGATATCACAGATGGGAACATTGAAAA ttctGTCCGAAAACGACTGCGGGAGGATAGAAgagcaaacacagcacagaagctgcagcagatgAAACAGAAGCTAAAtgagactgaaagaaaaagaaaaag ATACTTTAAAGCAGCTAAGGAAAAAGTGCAGGTGAAACTTGGACTGATACCACACTGTTACTTATTGCCCTTCTTTTGGCATGAGGAGGATTTCCTGGGCTACAAGTATCCTACAGGCACTGAGCTCTAA
- the PTPN2 gene encoding tyrosine-protein phosphatase non-receptor type 2 isoform X1, with the protein MSAAIEQEFQEIDATNDWQARYLEIRHKSSDYPHRVAKYPENRNRNRYRDVSPYDHSRVKLQNTENDYINASLVVIEEAQRYYILTQGPLPNTCCHFWLMVWQQQTKAVVMLNRIVEKESVKCAQYWPTKEEEVMTFSETGFRVRLVSEDIKSYYTVHLLQLENINSGESRMISHFHYTTWPDFGVPESPASFLNFLFKVRESGSLSPEHGPAVVHCSAGIGRSGTFSLVDTCLVLMEKKDPFSVDIKKVLLDMRKYRMGLIQTPDQLRFSYMAVIEGAKFIMGDSTIQKRWKELSKEDQAPSSEQSPPHPTKITTEKYNGNSIGLENNDQMEKINTDLSTKVQDITDGNIENSVRKRLREDRRANTAQKLQQMKQKLNETERKRKRYFKAAKEKVQVKLGLIPHCYLLPFFWHEEDFLGYKYPTGTEL; encoded by the exons ATGTCCGCCGCCATCGAGCAGGAGTTCCAGGAGATCGACGCCACGAACGACTGGCAGGCGCGTTATCTG gAAATCCGACATAAATCCAGTGACTACCCTCACAGAGTTGCAAAATatccagaaaacagaaatcGAAACAGATACAGAGATGTTAGTCCAT ATGATCACAGTCGTGTAAAACTTCAGAACACCGAAAATGACTATATCAATGCCAGCCTAGTGGTCATAGAAGAAGCCCAGAGATACTATATTTTAACACAG GGTCCACTACCTAATACATGTTGTCATTTTTGGCTAATGGTATGGcaacaacaaaccaaagcaGTTGTCATGTTGAATAGGATTGTTGAAAAAGAATCG gTGAAGTGTGCACAATACTGGCCAACAAAAGAAGAGGAAGTTATGACATTCAGTGAAACAGGTTTCCGTGTGAGGCTAGTGTCTGAAGACATCAAATCCTATTACACAGTACATCTACTGCAATTAGAAAATATCAAC AGTGGTGAGTCCAGGATGATCTCTCATTTTCATTATACTACATGGCCAGACTTTGGAGTTCCTGAATCCCCAGCTTCATTCCTGAACTTCCTGTTTAAAGTCAGAGAATCTGGTTCACTGAGTCCCGAGCACGGACCTGCAGTAGTTCACTGCAGTGCGGGAATAGGACGTTCCGGCACATTTTCATTAGTAGATACTTGTCTTGTTCTG atggagaaaaaagaCCCATTTTCTGTAGATATTAAGAAAGTATTACTGGATATGAGAAAATATCGAATGGGACTTATTCAGACTCCTGATCAACTAAGATTTTCATATATGGCTGTAATAGAAGGAGCAAAATTTATAATGGGGGATTCAACTATACAG AAACGGTGGAAGGAGCTCTCTAAGGAGGACCAAGCGCCAAGTTCCGAGCAGTCTCCTCCACACCCAACCAAAATAACCACAGAGAAGTACAATGGGAACAGCATAGGCCTGGAGAACAATGATCAGatggagaaaataaacactgaCCTGTCTACTAAGGTTCAAGATATCACAGATGGGAACATTGAAAA ttctGTCCGAAAACGACTGCGGGAGGATAGAAgagcaaacacagcacagaagctgcagcagatgAAACAGAAGCTAAAtgagactgaaagaaaaagaaaaag ATACTTTAAAGCAGCTAAGGAAAAAGTGCAGGTGAAACTTGGACTGATACCACACTGTTACTTATTGCCCTTCTTTTGGCATGAGGAGGATTTCCTGGGCTACAAGTATCCTACAGGCACTGAGCTCTAA
- the PTPN2 gene encoding tyrosine-protein phosphatase non-receptor type 2 isoform X2: MSAAIEQEFQEIDATNDWQARYLEIRHKSSDYPHRVAKYPENRNRNRYRDVSPYDHSRVKLQNTENDYINASLVVIEEAQRYYILTQGPLPNTCCHFWLMVWQQQTKAVVMLNRIVEKESVKCAQYWPTKEEEVMTFSETGFRVRLVSEDIKSYYTVHLLQLENINSGESRMISHFHYTTWPDFGVPESPASFLNFLFKVRESGSLSPEHGPAVVHCSAGIGRSGTFSLVDTCLVLMEKKDPFSVDIKKVLLDMRKYRMGLIQTPDQLRFSYMAVIEGAKFIMGDSTIQKRWKELSKEDQAPSSEQSPPHPTKITTEKYNGNSIGLENNDQMEKINTDLSTKVQDITDGNIENSVRKRLREDRRANTAQKLQQMKQKLNETERKRKRPRLTDT, from the exons ATGTCCGCCGCCATCGAGCAGGAGTTCCAGGAGATCGACGCCACGAACGACTGGCAGGCGCGTTATCTG gAAATCCGACATAAATCCAGTGACTACCCTCACAGAGTTGCAAAATatccagaaaacagaaatcGAAACAGATACAGAGATGTTAGTCCAT ATGATCACAGTCGTGTAAAACTTCAGAACACCGAAAATGACTATATCAATGCCAGCCTAGTGGTCATAGAAGAAGCCCAGAGATACTATATTTTAACACAG GGTCCACTACCTAATACATGTTGTCATTTTTGGCTAATGGTATGGcaacaacaaaccaaagcaGTTGTCATGTTGAATAGGATTGTTGAAAAAGAATCG gTGAAGTGTGCACAATACTGGCCAACAAAAGAAGAGGAAGTTATGACATTCAGTGAAACAGGTTTCCGTGTGAGGCTAGTGTCTGAAGACATCAAATCCTATTACACAGTACATCTACTGCAATTAGAAAATATCAAC AGTGGTGAGTCCAGGATGATCTCTCATTTTCATTATACTACATGGCCAGACTTTGGAGTTCCTGAATCCCCAGCTTCATTCCTGAACTTCCTGTTTAAAGTCAGAGAATCTGGTTCACTGAGTCCCGAGCACGGACCTGCAGTAGTTCACTGCAGTGCGGGAATAGGACGTTCCGGCACATTTTCATTAGTAGATACTTGTCTTGTTCTG atggagaaaaaagaCCCATTTTCTGTAGATATTAAGAAAGTATTACTGGATATGAGAAAATATCGAATGGGACTTATTCAGACTCCTGATCAACTAAGATTTTCATATATGGCTGTAATAGAAGGAGCAAAATTTATAATGGGGGATTCAACTATACAG AAACGGTGGAAGGAGCTCTCTAAGGAGGACCAAGCGCCAAGTTCCGAGCAGTCTCCTCCACACCCAACCAAAATAACCACAGAGAAGTACAATGGGAACAGCATAGGCCTGGAGAACAATGATCAGatggagaaaataaacactgaCCTGTCTACTAAGGTTCAAGATATCACAGATGGGAACATTGAAAA ttctGTCCGAAAACGACTGCGGGAGGATAGAAgagcaaacacagcacagaagctgcagcagatgAAACAGAAGCTAAAtgagactgaaagaaaaagaaaaag GCCGAGACTGACTGACACCTAA